The DNA region TGCTGGGACGTTAAGCGATCTTCCCACGCCGGCATATTCCCGCGTCCCTTTAAAATCGTCGTCCAAAACATGTCATTATTCTGGAGGATCGGATTCTGCTGTAGTGCCGGACCATATTCACCTTTGGCCAGCGCCCCGTGGCAGGCCTTGCAGTTTTTGTCGTACACGTCATACCCCTGGTCGGCTAGCCCGGATGGAAATTCCCTGTCCTGATAGTCGAGGATGGAGGCCATCTGAGAATTCTGCGAAACACCGGATTGGTCATCTTGTACACGTTGGTTACCAGCCGGTTGTGTGGAAGAGATTTCCGATTCCCCGGAGACCTTCAGCAGGGTCAGCATTCCACGAGGATACTTTCGATCGTCAGCCACATGGGGTACCACATGGCAGTGAAATAACCAGGTCCCTGCATGGTTAGTGACAAACTCGACGACTTTAATTTCCGCAGGTCCGATGGAGAGCACTCCGTTGGGATTGTCCCATCCGGGAATCCGAGGATTTCCGGCATTCACCTCTTCCCATTTATGACCATGAAGGTGCGGAGTATGAAATTCGAATCCGATATTGGCGAGGATCATACGAACCCGGTCACCCGAACGGGCTTTGAATGGGATATAACCAGGGGCAGAACGGCTATTGATCGTATGGGTATCGTAGTGGCCATCATCATTTGTGTCCCACTCGTCCCAAAATGTGACAAATTCCTGATCGACTTGAGGCCAGGTAGGATCTTCGACGACAAATAACCCATACATGCCATGATCCATATGGTTCGCTGTGTCGAAATGGCAATGATAGAGATAATAACCGGGATCTTCAGCCATCCATTCATACGTGTAGGATTCGCCGGGCATCTGGAGTTGCTCCCGTCCCATGGTTCGTTGACCATTTCCGTCCATATTAAACGGATGCACACCATGGAAATGCATAGTGTGAGGAAGTTGATGCGTGTTGGTGAAATGGACCTTGACCAGGTCGCCTTTGTTGACACGAATGACCGGACCGGGAACTGAAGGCTTTTCTCCTTCTAGGGCATAAGCCCAAACTGTCGCTTCCTTCTTGGGATCCTCTAGTAACGTAAGAGTCATTTCTTCGACTGTGATGGAAAATTCTTTGACGGGTATTTCTTTGGCGTAAATGATACGATCGTAAATTCCCGAAAACATGATCGAAAGAGTTATACCCACAATAAAAAGTTTAGGCGGTTCAAACAATTGTTTTTTCACGGTGTCCTCCCATTGGACTCGGTGGATTTTTCACGCGACCTGAATGCAAGGAATCGGCGCTCGACGATTTCCCGGTTTTGCCAGTAGCATCTGCACGTTACTGATAACGCGTTCCGTAAATCCCCCCTCGCAATAACAAAAATAGAATTCCCACATCCGGAAAAATTCCTCGGAGTAGCCCAGTCTGAGAATTTTCTTCCGGTTCCGGTACAGATTGTCGCGCCAGGCTTTCAGTGTCGTGACATAATGAGGCCCGATATCCTCAAGATGAAAGAGCCGCAGATCACTGGCTCGTGCGATAGACCCGCTCATGGCGGTGATGGAGGGAATACAGCTTCCCGGAAAAATGTACCGTTGGATGAAATCCACCGATCGTTTGGCGGCTTCGTATCGCTGATCGGCGATCGTGATGGCCTGCAACACCATCATCCCCTCAGGTTTCAAAAGCCGGCTGCATGCGCTAAAATAGGCATCGAAATACTGGTATCCCACCGCTTCGATCATTTCTAATGAAACCAGTTTGTCGTATTGTCCTGTGAGGTCCCGATAATCCTCGCATAGCACGGTGATGCGGTCATTCAAATTGGCTGCAGCCACCCGCTCAC from Nitrospiraceae bacterium includes:
- a CDS encoding multicopper oxidase domain-containing protein; amino-acid sequence: MKKQLFEPPKLFIVGITLSIMFSGIYDRIIYAKEIPVKEFSITVEEMTLTLLEDPKKEATVWAYALEGEKPSVPGPVIRVNKGDLVKVHFTNTHQLPHTMHFHGVHPFNMDGNGQRTMGREQLQMPGESYTYEWMAEDPGYYLYHCHFDTANHMDHGMYGLFVVEDPTWPQVDQEFVTFWDEWDTNDDGHYDTHTINSRSAPGYIPFKARSGDRVRMILANIGFEFHTPHLHGHKWEEVNAGNPRIPGWDNPNGVLSIGPAEIKVVEFVTNHAGTWLFHCHVVPHVADDRKYPRGMLTLLKVSGESEISSTQPAGNQRVQDDQSGVSQNSQMASILDYQDREFPSGLADQGYDVYDKNCKACHGALAKGEYGPALQQNPILQNNDMFWTTILKGRGNMPAWEDRLTSQQIADVQAYLKTLKPAPPP